A segment of the Gammaproteobacteria bacterium genome:
GCCAGAACTACCTGCGCGAACAGAAAACGATACAGAGGGAAATGGAGGATGAGCGGAGGGAAAAACTTCAGGCGTTATTGCGTGAACAGGCGGCGTTAAAGGAAAAAGAAATAGCCATGAAAGAAAAAGAAGCAGCCCTCCAGCGTGAAAATCAAGCCTTGCAGCGCGAAAATCAAGCTGTGCAAGAAAAAGCGGCATTGGCTGAAATCGAACGCATCAAGGCGTTATTGTCTGATAAGGGACTCTCTATTTGAATACTCAACACATGAGTGATATCGTGCGGGCCGTACTTGGCTAGAGGTCGTTGAATTTCCTATCGACCGGCGTTTATGGATGGAAAGCGTATTTCGGTTAGGAGCTACGCAGTTGAAAAATAGCCGGAAAATTTTCAATCAGTTACATAACCAAACTATTTAGCAGTTTTCCAATAAAATAAAATCGTTACCGTTCAACTGCGTAACTTTTACTACCAATACCCCCCATGAATGAACCCGCCAAATTCAACAACGTCGTCAGCTTCCTTTGGGCGATTGCCGACCTCCTCAACGGCGCATTCAAGAAGAGCGAGTTCCAGAAGATCATCTTGCCCTTCACCGTGCTACGCCGTCTCGACTACGCACTGGAAGCCACCAAGGCCAAGGTGCTGGATACCGAGCACATCCTGAAGGAAAAGGGGCTGGAAAACCGCCACGGGCAGTTGTGCCGCGCTGCCGGTTACGCTTTCTACAACACCTCCAGGTTCACCTACGAGAGCCTCCTGCACGACGACACCAACCTCGCTCTGAACCTGCGCCAGTATGTGATGGGTTTCTCGCCCAATGTCCGCGAGATCTTTGCTGCCTTCAACTTCGACGACACCATCCGCGACCTCAGTCGGGTGAACTTGCTCTACCTGCTCATGGAGCGCTTCAACGAGAAGAGCAAGGTGGACCTG
Coding sequences within it:
- a CDS encoding hypothetical protein (Evidence 5 : Unknown function), with product MEDERREKLQALLREQAALKEKEIAMKEKEAALQRENQALQRENQAVQEKAALAEIERIKALLSDKGLSI